A window of Notolabrus celidotus isolate fNotCel1 chromosome 11, fNotCel1.pri, whole genome shotgun sequence contains these coding sequences:
- the LOC117821100 gene encoding PHD finger protein 20-like isoform X1 translates to MKTPPDRSGITFEVGAQLEARDCHKKWYAATIEKIDYDTEKVLIHYRQWSRRHNEWFHWTSPFLRPLERVSLRRQGLNPPCSQPMFVSGTKVLACWTDCRFYPAKILRVNRDESYTVRFYDGVVRTVKPTKVKPFQEKSRSEKYAVGSEGWEEGESGEDGKESEDEGDEEEEEEKKDEEEREEEEEKEEEEVMSEEKEGGEDVEEERKRKAEPSSSHPAAKRKTDDGGSGAAHDEPITADPAQPAPTNPANINKDVLLERQSHLPTTHKFSREPLYRVIKNQPPPILSIELDHNPFKCPAAGCTKSFRKASLLHYHIKYYHSDQQLDEGGGELEPPRRKRTSSKGGDFMSERRSEDQDDTCEHVDREHSIMGAEVKREKPGGLDRKERKNFLRVKLKKKKKKKKKRRSHSGGSQKLSGLGSSDDESSDRPPITLKLSSDLHDVDTHVDDGSDWSTLTAESGEDTPSWPVSMDTEECEVVRCVCEVDEENDFMIQCESCLCWQHGTCMGLYEDNVPHNYICYYCRHTAGWRRAQRFLSEPDLLISGHMFGLSCVKENYSEINASKISHTRRLLAHTHGLNQVLSGLQLKISLLHSPSHPDLQLWRLPWRREEGSRLASSPRGDTPLCYVSSEHCYQKPGASWEKAEETVVVKQEQDYEQKEIKTEEDDQKPAVITHTVTHIDTSRIKRENHTHTDGNQHTHAQTNPVEAAPEAECQLNLQEHVESLHQQISARMDMIERELDVLESWLDHSGELEPPDPLSRLPQLKQRIRRLLRDLCTMRRLSVWR, encoded by the exons ATGAAGACTCCTCCTGACAGATCAGGGATCACCTTTGAGGTCGGGGCGCAGCTTGAAGCCCGTGACTGCCACAAGAAGTG GTACGCCGCCACCATCGAGAAGATCGACTACGACACGGAGAAAGTCCTGATCCACTACCGCCAATGGAGCCGGAGACACAACGAATGGTTCCATTGGACCTCGCCGTTCCTGAGGCCGCTGGAGAGAGTCAGCCTGAGGAGGCAGGGTCTGAATCCTCCATGCTCACAGCCG ATGTTTGTTTCAGGTACGAAGGTCCTGGCCTGTTGGACCGACTGTCGCTTCTACCCGGCCAAAATCCTCAGAGTCAACAGGGACG agTCCTACACCGTGCGTTTCTACGACGGCGTGGTTCGGACTGTGAAGCCCACCAAAGTCAAACCTTTCCAGGAA AAGTCCAGATCAGAGAAGTATGCCGTCGGAAGCGAGGGATGGGAGGAAGGGGAGAGCGGTGAGGACGGAAAAGAGAGTGAGGACGAGggggatgaggaagaggaagaggagaagaaggatgaagaggagagggaggaggaggaggagaaggaggaggaggaggtgatgtcagaggagaaggaaggaggtGAGgacgtggaggaggagaggaagaggaaagctGAACCTTCATCCTCACATCCAGCagcaaagaggaaaacagaTGACG GTGGCAGCGGTGCGGCTCACGAtgagccaatcacagctgaCCCCGCCCAGCCGGCCCCTACAAACCCCGCCAACATCAACAAAG ATGTCCTGCTGGAACGTCAGTCCCACCTGCCCACCACACACAAGTTCAGCAGAGAACCAT TGTACCGGGTGATAAAGAACCAGCCTCCTCCCATCCTCTCCATCGAGCTCGACCACAACCCCTTCAAGTGTCCCGCTGCCGGCTGCACCAAGTCCTTCAGGAAGGCCAGCCTGCTGCACTACCACATCAAATACTACCACTCCGACCAGCAGCTGGACGAGGGAGGCGGCGAGCTGGAGCCACCCAG GAGGAAGAGGACATCGTCCAAGGGGGGCGACTTCATGTcggagaggaggagtgaggacCAGGATGACACCTGTGAGCATGTGGACAGAGAGCACAGCATCATGGGAGCAG AGGTGAAGAGGGAGAAACCTGGAGGGCTGGAccgaaaggagaggaagaactTCCTGAGAGTCAAacttaagaagaagaaaaagaagaagaagaagaggaggagccaCTCAGGTGGGAGTCAAAAACTGTCAG gACTCGGCAGCAGTGACGATGAGAGCTCAGACAGACCTCCGATCACTCTGAAGCTGTCCTCTGATCTCCACGATGTAGACACACATG tcgACGACGGCAGCGACTGGTCGACACTAACGGCAGAGAGCGGAGAGGACACGCCCTCTTGGCCTGTGTCTATGGATACAGAGGAGTGTGAGGTGGTGAGGTGTGTGTGCGAGGTGGACGAGGAGAACGACTTCATGATCCAG tgtGAGTCGTGTCTGTGTTGGCAGCACGGGACCTGTATGGGTTTATACGAAGACAACGTCCCTCACAACTACATCTGCTACTACTGCAGACACACCGCAG GTTGGAGGCGGGCTCAGCGCTTCCTGTCAGAGCCTGATTTGCTGATATCAGGTCACATGTTTGGCCTTTCCTGCGTGAAGGAGAACTACTCAGAGATCAACGCCTCCAAGATCTCACACACCAGACGCctgctggcacacacacacggtctcAATCAGGTCCTCAGCGGGCTGCAGCTCAAAATCAGCCTGTTACA CTCCCCGTCACACCCCGATCTGCAGCTGTGGAGGTTACCatggagaagagaggaagggtCGAGGCTGGCGTCCAGCCCGAGAGGAGACACCCCCCTCTGCTACGTCAGCAGCGAGCACTGCTACCAGAAGCCTGGAGCATCATGGGAGAAAGCAGAGGAGACGGTCGTAGTGAAGCAGGAGCAGGACTATGAGCAGAAG GAAATCAAGACTGAAGAGGACGACCAGAAACCAGCTGTCATCACACACACCGTCACACACATAGACACGAgcagaataaagagagagaaccacacacacacagacggcaaccaacacacacacgctcagacGAACCCGGTGGAGGCGGCGCCGGAGGCCGAGTGTCAACTGAACCTGCAGGAACATGTCGAGTCTCTGCACCAGCAGATCAGCGCCAGGATGGACATGATAGAGAGAGAGCTGGATg tCTTGGAGTCCTGGTTGGACCACTCCGGCGAGCTCGAGCCTCCCGACCCTTTGTCCCGCCTCCCACAGCTCAAACAGCGAATCAGGAGGCTGCTGCGCGACCTGTGCACCATGAGACGTCTGTCGGTGTGGCGCTGA
- the LOC117821100 gene encoding PHD finger protein 20-like isoform X2 gives MKTPPDRSGITFEVGAQLEARDCHKKWYAATIEKIDYDTEKVLIHYRQWSRRHNEWFHWTSPFLRPLERVSLRRQGLNPPCSQPMFVSGTKVLACWTDCRFYPAKILRVNRDESYTVRFYDGVVRTVKPTKVKPFQEKSRSEKYAVGSEGWEEGESGEDGKESEDEGDEEEEEEKKDEEEREEEEEKEEEEVMSEEKEGGEDVEEERKRKAEPSSSHPAAKRKTDDGGSGAAHDEPITADPAQPAPTNPANINKDVLLERQSHLPTTHKFSREPLYRVIKNQPPPILSIELDHNPFKCPAAGCTKSFRKASLLHYHIKYYHSDQQLDEGGGELEPPRRKRTSSKGGDFMSERRSEDQDDTCEHVDREHSIMGAEVKREKPGGLDRKERKNFLRVKLKKKKKKKKKRRSHSGLGSSDDESSDRPPITLKLSSDLHDVDTHVDDGSDWSTLTAESGEDTPSWPVSMDTEECEVVRCVCEVDEENDFMIQCESCLCWQHGTCMGLYEDNVPHNYICYYCRHTAGWRRAQRFLSEPDLLISGHMFGLSCVKENYSEINASKISHTRRLLAHTHGLNQVLSGLQLKISLLHSPSHPDLQLWRLPWRREEGSRLASSPRGDTPLCYVSSEHCYQKPGASWEKAEETVVVKQEQDYEQKEIKTEEDDQKPAVITHTVTHIDTSRIKRENHTHTDGNQHTHAQTNPVEAAPEAECQLNLQEHVESLHQQISARMDMIERELDVLESWLDHSGELEPPDPLSRLPQLKQRIRRLLRDLCTMRRLSVWR, from the exons ATGAAGACTCCTCCTGACAGATCAGGGATCACCTTTGAGGTCGGGGCGCAGCTTGAAGCCCGTGACTGCCACAAGAAGTG GTACGCCGCCACCATCGAGAAGATCGACTACGACACGGAGAAAGTCCTGATCCACTACCGCCAATGGAGCCGGAGACACAACGAATGGTTCCATTGGACCTCGCCGTTCCTGAGGCCGCTGGAGAGAGTCAGCCTGAGGAGGCAGGGTCTGAATCCTCCATGCTCACAGCCG ATGTTTGTTTCAGGTACGAAGGTCCTGGCCTGTTGGACCGACTGTCGCTTCTACCCGGCCAAAATCCTCAGAGTCAACAGGGACG agTCCTACACCGTGCGTTTCTACGACGGCGTGGTTCGGACTGTGAAGCCCACCAAAGTCAAACCTTTCCAGGAA AAGTCCAGATCAGAGAAGTATGCCGTCGGAAGCGAGGGATGGGAGGAAGGGGAGAGCGGTGAGGACGGAAAAGAGAGTGAGGACGAGggggatgaggaagaggaagaggagaagaaggatgaagaggagagggaggaggaggaggagaaggaggaggaggaggtgatgtcagaggagaaggaaggaggtGAGgacgtggaggaggagaggaagaggaaagctGAACCTTCATCCTCACATCCAGCagcaaagaggaaaacagaTGACG GTGGCAGCGGTGCGGCTCACGAtgagccaatcacagctgaCCCCGCCCAGCCGGCCCCTACAAACCCCGCCAACATCAACAAAG ATGTCCTGCTGGAACGTCAGTCCCACCTGCCCACCACACACAAGTTCAGCAGAGAACCAT TGTACCGGGTGATAAAGAACCAGCCTCCTCCCATCCTCTCCATCGAGCTCGACCACAACCCCTTCAAGTGTCCCGCTGCCGGCTGCACCAAGTCCTTCAGGAAGGCCAGCCTGCTGCACTACCACATCAAATACTACCACTCCGACCAGCAGCTGGACGAGGGAGGCGGCGAGCTGGAGCCACCCAG GAGGAAGAGGACATCGTCCAAGGGGGGCGACTTCATGTcggagaggaggagtgaggacCAGGATGACACCTGTGAGCATGTGGACAGAGAGCACAGCATCATGGGAGCAG AGGTGAAGAGGGAGAAACCTGGAGGGCTGGAccgaaaggagaggaagaactTCCTGAGAGTCAAacttaagaagaagaaaaagaagaagaagaagaggaggagccaCTCAG gACTCGGCAGCAGTGACGATGAGAGCTCAGACAGACCTCCGATCACTCTGAAGCTGTCCTCTGATCTCCACGATGTAGACACACATG tcgACGACGGCAGCGACTGGTCGACACTAACGGCAGAGAGCGGAGAGGACACGCCCTCTTGGCCTGTGTCTATGGATACAGAGGAGTGTGAGGTGGTGAGGTGTGTGTGCGAGGTGGACGAGGAGAACGACTTCATGATCCAG tgtGAGTCGTGTCTGTGTTGGCAGCACGGGACCTGTATGGGTTTATACGAAGACAACGTCCCTCACAACTACATCTGCTACTACTGCAGACACACCGCAG GTTGGAGGCGGGCTCAGCGCTTCCTGTCAGAGCCTGATTTGCTGATATCAGGTCACATGTTTGGCCTTTCCTGCGTGAAGGAGAACTACTCAGAGATCAACGCCTCCAAGATCTCACACACCAGACGCctgctggcacacacacacggtctcAATCAGGTCCTCAGCGGGCTGCAGCTCAAAATCAGCCTGTTACA CTCCCCGTCACACCCCGATCTGCAGCTGTGGAGGTTACCatggagaagagaggaagggtCGAGGCTGGCGTCCAGCCCGAGAGGAGACACCCCCCTCTGCTACGTCAGCAGCGAGCACTGCTACCAGAAGCCTGGAGCATCATGGGAGAAAGCAGAGGAGACGGTCGTAGTGAAGCAGGAGCAGGACTATGAGCAGAAG GAAATCAAGACTGAAGAGGACGACCAGAAACCAGCTGTCATCACACACACCGTCACACACATAGACACGAgcagaataaagagagagaaccacacacacacagacggcaaccaacacacacacgctcagacGAACCCGGTGGAGGCGGCGCCGGAGGCCGAGTGTCAACTGAACCTGCAGGAACATGTCGAGTCTCTGCACCAGCAGATCAGCGCCAGGATGGACATGATAGAGAGAGAGCTGGATg tCTTGGAGTCCTGGTTGGACCACTCCGGCGAGCTCGAGCCTCCCGACCCTTTGTCCCGCCTCCCACAGCTCAAACAGCGAATCAGGAGGCTGCTGCGCGACCTGTGCACCATGAGACGTCTGTCGGTGTGGCGCTGA